One Nicotiana tomentosiformis chromosome 1, ASM39032v3, whole genome shotgun sequence genomic window, GTTTGGAGTCGTACTCTGAGAAATTTGCGCTACTGTGGCGCGTCTTGCGCCGCAGCACTGTATTTGGGCAGCCTATTGAATTGTGATGCTCTCTGGAATTCCCCACTAAAGCCCTGCATGGCGCgttgccccatgcggcgcgcctgtgtagGTTTTACAGAGCcaatgtcctatttcggctaggagaaggtggtttcgtctgggcctgaccctacttggtataaatacatggaaaaatattattttctgaacttttgacacacttttgacctaaggaagctaaggaggagttggatgagcaaaagcacaaggatttcatcattccttcctcactcaagaaccgagtttggattgaatttatgtttttctatactttaattttatttgtgatgaattgctccatatctatggagtagttccaatTAGGGTTTTATGTATTtgttgtattgatgattgtttgtggattataactctagttttatgtattgaagaatttttggatgatttagttgttgcatctatattcactagttcatgtaatcgagatagGCATAACTTgagatatctttgcattatattgttggttgagttcatagattcttctaagtaatcgaaagaggctagtttaattattgattaaacctagttaggagaataatctaAAGAGGTTTTTCTAAAGATCAATCCATtacacattcttgcatatcttcacatgcttaaatcggttcatcttgtgagattaagacttaatcgagagagtagTTTTTGTTAAATGTTTAAGCTAATAATTCAGTGAGTTCGAGAAActtacttgaacattagaagtgaattatctagagttagatcacGAACAATTATCTTGTTCCAtcgataaccttctttgcttgttccttttttcgattgtcattagtcaatagctttagactcttaaTTAATTTTAGCTACAAATCATATAAATCTTAAATGTTGATCATGTtgaatagcaatcaagctagaaactacgagaatactgtttaaattcaatccctaTGTATATGatattataatatattatatttgattagcgagcataatttaagtgtgtgttttgcgcttgtcaTTTGCCTCTAGCTGCCCCCGTGTGGACCTCACGCGCCTCTAAAGCTTCTTCGAAAAGTTGCCTCTGTACAGAATCTTCTGTTGTTGCTACTAAATCTAGAAATTTGAACAGCAGCGAGCAAGGAAAAGAAAGAAGATGACCAAGAAAACCTAGCCGACCAAAAAGTGTGTCGCTTCTAGGCAGTGGTACGCGGGatatagaaagaaaaaaattgataaaagaaGGAGGGTAAAGGAGAATAAGGATAGGggaggagaaagaaagaggaAGCATAAACAGGGGGAAAATAAAGAGACAAGAAGATGGGGGATTACCTGATTCCAGTGGAGAAAATCAATGGTACAGTTGTTTCTACTTTATtcgagaaaaaaatattaatctTTCATACTTATAGATTTGACTTCACAAATTCAAGAAGGTACTAGACGAAAACAATCCAAGGTAAAATTGAGTTTTTCTTATAAAATGATCATATAAAGTCAAAACATGCAAAAGGGCATCAGTAATGCTATATAGAGATATACTTCTTATACTAGAAATAAAGTGAAGGAAAGAAAACTTAGCAACTTCACTGTGGGCTTCTTTAGATGATTTGCAAGAAGTGGGAGAGTCAAATTTGATTCCATTGACAACCACATATGGTTTGTTTCATCTTTTGCAACAGTACTTTGGAAGTGCCCATTTCTTGCTTTGACACAATTTTCTTGTAGCTTTGATTTATACATGGTTTCTTTGCTTCTGCTAAACCTCTTCATCACATTAAGTTTTTTTCTTCCAAGttccatgtatatatatacatagagaCGCCCTCCCTGCCCCCCTCCCCAACAAAATTATCGGCCCCAAAACACCAGGGGAAGAAGATTTTCTGCATGTTTCAGTACTATAGCAAATTTGGTGTATGTACGGAAGCTATGTGCTTTTAGAATTTGGTTGCATATTCACTTTTAAGATTTACATTTTAGTAACTCGGGGTAATTTCATGCCCAGTATAATAGTAAAGTAATGGAATTATTTTTTGTCACATTAAAGTTAGTAAATTATGTGTCTTAGGAAAcataacatgacaaaattgacaTGTAGTGGTTTGATGAGGGATGGAGAAAGGAATTTTGCCGTTGATAAGTTATGCCAttttgtattttgataattttccaaACAGTCTCGAGGAACCAGTTGTGATCAGTTCCTTTGGTCTAGTTCTTAGGGAAAATATGGCTGATTCATAGGGGGGACAATGTGGAGATCTGGTTCTCAGGGGGAATATCAATTCTAAGTttttcatcatcaaaaaggggaaattgataagttatgcaTCTTTTATTTTGATGCTTTGACAAACTTCATGCGaaaaccagataaggaacctgataAAATTAGCTCCCTTGCGTTCAGAGTAACTAGTCAGATGTCTGGTTCAATTCTCAATGAAATAAGATAAGGGAAAAACAGAGGGAACAAATAGGGATAGGTTCCCCTAGTCGTCGCGCAGTCAAATCTACAATTGTAGAAGCCGCTACATTATACCATCTGACAGCAGCACAGTTGTAGCTTGCTAAGGCCAAACTAAAGGATACTTTATTACATCATCCTTGATGATCTCACACACACATATTATCAATATGAGGCAAGGGATTTCATCTCTCTaacacttccaaattcaaaaatcatatTCTCTCAAGTGCTAGCCACCACCTCTCTCAAGAACAAAGCTGTTGCAGCCTCAAGGACCAGATTCAAAGATTGAAAATATCTTAAGTCTTTAAGTTTCTTGAGTCattgttattttgttcttcatttgTAATCCTACACTACTTTCAAAAAGTGTGTTTCTAGGATAGATTTAAACTACTATTTGGTTTAGTTTCTTGACTAAAGTTAGTCAAGGGTtgttgctttgtaatagagtCATTGCAAAGGGCTTACAATAGAATTATTGTAAGGGGTGAGGGATTAAAAATTTAATTCCTATTTTgtaataggttgtaatctgaatTTTGCTATGTTTAGTGGAGTTGAAATCCCactagggtaggtcgtggtttctAATCCAATGAGAAAGGAGTTTTTTAAAGGTAAATATCGTGTGTTCTTTATTTACTGCCTATTTATTATGGAAACAGATAGAGAACCtgattctctatatagtttggtggactctTAGTTTACATCAATTGGTATCTGAGAAGATTATTTCTAAAAGGTTAACACCTATAAAGGATCCTCATGGGtgctccaccaaacttcgagGAAGTACAATCAACGTACAAACCACCAAGATTCAACGGCCAATACTATGGTTGGTGGAAAATAAGAATGCATGATTCCATCGCAGCCGAGGAATCAGAGTTATGGGATGTATTCCGTGATGGACCTTTTGTTCCCATGAAAACTGTTAGTAAGGGAATGGTTATAGtcccaaaaacaaaaaaaacagtaCAATGATGTTGATAGAAAGGCTATTGAGAAGAATTTAAAGGAAAAGAAGAATATTGTTTGTTGCATCGGACCAGATGAATACAACTACATCTCAGCTTGTCAGTCTGCTAAGGAGATCTAGGAAGCTCTTCAAACTGCTCATGGGGAACAACTCAGGTTAAGCAGTCTAAAATTAATATGCTTACTACAGAGTATGAACTTTTCAAGATGAAGAAGGATGAGTCTATTCAAGATATGCACACACATTTAATCTCCATTATCAATGAGCTTCACTCCCTTGGAGAAGTCATCCCAAGAAACAAGCTGATCTGGAAAATACTCAGTGTTTTACTAGGTTCCTGGGAAAGTAAAGTGAATACTATCATTGAAGCCAAGGATCTGCAGAAgctgaccattgatgaactcattagAAATCTCAAAATCTATGAGATAAAGAGAAAGAAAGATCTTGAAAGAAGAGAGCCTAAGAAGGGGAAGAACTTGCTTCTCAAAGCTGCCCACAGCGACTCAAGTAGTGATGAATCTGACATGGCGTATCTCACTTGAAGATTTCAAAAATTGATTCGTAGAAATGGTGGGATCCCAAAGAAAGGAAGTTCCAGCAAGAATTTTATAGGAAATGATTATTGTCATAAATGTGGAATGCCTAGACACTTCATTAAAGACTGTCTTCTTCATAAGCAGGATCATTACAAAAGCAACACTGATAAGGCAGCTAAGAGGAACCAGGCCCCTGACAGAAAGTTCAAAAAAAGAGATGTTGCTTACAATATGGTGAACCAAGCCCTAGCTGCCTAGGAGATACCTCCAGTGAATCTGAAGGTGAAGATGACCAAGGAGATACATCGATGATGGTTGTTGACAATGGATCTTCATAATAAGAGTCAATCTTTGCACTCATGGCCAAatctgatgatgatgaggatAAAGAGGAAGATGAGGTAAGTTTTCttgatgttcaaagaaatttgCAAACTTACTCTAAGAAAAAATTGATGTCCTTAGAAAATGTGTTGATTGATGCTATCATAGCCTTATTAatgagaaaaatactttaattgaAGAAATTGGTGACATAGAACAATAGAGGTATGATATAGTAGTTTCCATTGTAGACTTGAAGGAACAAGTGGAAGAAGTAATTAGAGAAAATACCTTGTTGAAAAACCAAATAAAAAAATGGATAGACACCCCAAAGGGTGAAGAAGTGGCTAGTGAGGCTCAACTTGAGCTTGAGAGTGAGCTTAATAAAGTTAAAACAAGTCTTGTTGTTGAGCTTGAAAAGAATAGAAAACTTCAGGAGGATCTAAAATGGGTTAAAAATGATCTTGATAAGTAACTTAAATGGACCCGTTTCTCTGATGTAATAACGTCTATGTACAAGAGTAATGTTGGAAACATGTAAGGAATCGGGTTCCAAAAGGCTAAAACCTCTTATAATCCCCATAACAAGTATgtaattgtggctgataattggTTGTGTACTCACTATGTTCAAACTGGTCATTACAAGGACTCTTGTAAAGTTAAAATCCAGTCTCtacagaaaaataaagtttttgttgAAAAGAAACATATTGTTGAGGAACCTGGTCTTGTAAGAGGAAAATATATGTTGCCTGCATGGGCGAAAATAAGTTTGATCCGCCCGCTCTATCATTATAAGGGACCTAAGCTGgcttgggttcctaagtctaattaGTGATTTCGTGTGCAGGATGGAGTGAGAGGTAGCAGTAAAAAAATGTTATATGTATAGAGGCTGCTCTAAGCATATGACTGGAAGAATGGATGATTTTCTCTTACTCTAGGCCTTACAAGGTGGGTGTGTGTCCTTTAGTAACGACAAAAAGGGCTATATTCTTGGTGGTGGAAAAATTAGAAAAACACTCTCCCATGCAATTGAAAATGTATACTAGGTGAATGGATTGAAATCTAGCGTGTTGAATGTGTCTCAAATCTGTGATATGAAAAAATAAAGTGAAGTTCTTATCCAAATCTTGCACCTTCACCAATCTCAAAACAGGTGAAGTGGTGTTGATAGCCAAAAGGTTCAAGAACATCTATGTTGCAAACCTTGATTCACTGAATGGTGGTGATATAACATGCCTAAGTGTCATTGATGATGATGCTTAGTATGGCACAGAAGACTGGGGCATGCAAGTTTTTATTTGTTGAACAAGTTGGTTCTGGAGGACCTGGTTCGTGGGCTAAAGCTGTCAACGTTGCTTGCTACTTGATTAAGAAGTGCATGATTCTCGAGAAGTTTCTCTATGAACTGCTTAATGGGAGAAAACCCAAGCTGACTTACCTAAGAGCCTTTGGATgcaaaatattttgttttcaatAATGGTGGTAAAGGGTcacataacaaagaaaataaagatgaagAATTTACGAAATTTCCTGGTGAAGCTATAGATAGTGCAAATGGAAAGACTAATTTGATGTGTCAAGTCAAGCAGAGCGATGAAGAAGATGTAGCAGAATCTCAAAAAGGCATAGAGGAACCTGATCCCTCTATCACCTCGACTGAAGCTGAACATAGAGTTGATGATATTGCATCAGGTACTCCTGATGCAGAACAAAGAACTGGAAGTCATAATTCTGTTAATGTCAATGGTGTTTCAAATATGGAGGAACCTCTTCCTTCAAATTCTGATGTTTAAGTACTTCAAAGTAGGGTTTGACTTTTTCCATTattccaaataataaaataatagaaagaaAGAAGTTATTTTTCTGTCCTTTAGTACAATGGTACAAATCACCAAAGACGGGTGGATGTTCAGTCTCAGTGGCAGAAAACCAGTACTATTTGGAACTTCACTTCTAGAGCTCCATCTCTTAGAATCAAAACCTTCTTGTTCTAAGATCTACTGAAAAGATTTGAGATGGAGAATGCTAAGACCATTGATACACCTATTGCCACTACTACTTAATTAGACATGGACAAACCTGGTTCTCCTGTCAATGAAACTATGTATAGGGGTATCATTGGATCTTTTCTGTACTTGACTGTTAGCAAACTTGATATTGTTTTTAGTGTTGGGTTGTGTTCTAGGTTCCAATCAAGCCTAAAAGAATCTCACTTGAAGGTTTCCAACATAATTTTGAGGTATCCTAAGGGAACGTAGGACTTGGTCCTCTTCTATCCTTCAGGACATAATTTTGACTTGGttggatatgctgatgctgatcaTGTTGGATATCTGGTGGATCGAAAGAGCATATCTGGAATGGAACATTTTTTAGGGTCATGCTTGATCTCTTGGTGTATAAAGAAACAAAACATTGTGGCTCTTTCTACTATTGAAGATGAATATGTGGATGTTGCCTCTTGTTGTGCTCAACTGCTATAGATCAAGCAACAACTAGAAGATTTGGGTATGTTTACAGGTTGTGTGTCATTTTTGTGTGATAACACAAGTGCTCTAAATATGGCAAAGAACCTGGTACAACACAAGGGACAAAGCACATTAATGTACGATATTACTTTTTGAGGCACAATGTGGAAAAGGGGCTTATTTGTATGAAGATTTGCAAGACGAAGGATCAGGTAGCAGATATCTTTACCAAAGAACTGAGCAGAGAACACTTTGAAAGAGATCGTCTCGAGTCGGGGCTGATCAAGGTCAACTAAAgacctggtccctcgatgattggctatgtaAAGAAGAAAAGGTACAATGCTAAAAAGCATTTTTCTGGTGGCATATAACTCAATTCTAGACCGTTACAGGTATACACACATGGAAGTTTCAAGAGAAAACAAGTATGAGTGATATTGCACTTCTAGAagtttttgttaagattttaaaAAACCgtcaaggaacctggttcctttgaCTCAGGTTAGTAGTCTCTTCAATAATTATATGCCTTTTTAAACTGCTGAAGTGTCATGTCATTAAATTATTTCCGCctcttttctaatttttgaagTCCAAAATGTTAAACCTTTTCCGAACTAACTTGTTGCCTCAAAAAAGCCATTTCCTTCTCTCACACCCAACCAAAATCGATTCTTTTCTTCTAAACCAGAATCAACCTTGTCTAAAAATCAATCCTTCTCTCCAAATATACCAGAAGTGAACCCAACTCTGTCATCTTCCAAAATCCCAACTCCATCTGAATCAAAACTCAGAGAAGTCTTTTGTAGATTTTGATTGGACTTTAACTGAAAGGAAACATGGTAAATCTAATATTCTAGAGAGTGAGGCTGAATTTATTATTGGGTTTGTGGAAGTCTTGAAGGATGAATAAATTGGTGAATGTGCTGGAAAAAGGGGAATTGAATGAGGGACCTAGTCCCTCAAGTCCTTATCATGATGTTAATTATGAAGATGATCTTTTTCTCTTAAGCTTTATGCTTAAACGAACCACTGATCCAGTAAAAAGGATTGATGAAAAGTATGTTGATTGATGATGAAGGGGCGTGACATGCTGATGTGAAGAATGGGGGAGGGAGAATGAAGTGGAAAAATCTTCACTTATGAGAAAGAACtcaaaaaaatgatcaaaatggaAAAAAGAAAGTCAGTTGAGAAAGATGCAACATATGATAAGGGTGAATAGGTGGAGAAGAAGAAGATGGAGACTTGATCGTTTAGGAAAAGAAAGGGTAGTGTGACTGAGGAGTTTGGTTCCTTACTGAAGCAAAAGGTTGAGTTATCGGGTTTAGAGAGGTAGAGGACTCTGAAATCTCGCAAAGTGTTGTTAGGAAGAGTGTTTGACTATGATATTGCAGAAAATTGGAGGAACTTCTTGACGTTGTTGAGTTCCAAAAATAAAATCACCTCTTTGTTTCTCCAAGTCCAaaagtttttgaagaagaagtAAAACACTTATATGTTGTATGTGATACTCAGATGCTATATATGCATGGGACTCAGTTTGTTCTTGATGAGGAAAAGCTTGGTCAGATTCATGGTGTTTCGACTGATGGTTCAGCTCGCCCAGAaaagtagagaaccaggtccccTTGGTTCAGTGGCATAATAGAATGCTCAGTTGAAGGGTGAGAATGAAAGATTGAGGAAACAGGTAGAGGACCTGAGAGAGAAGATGATCATTGATTAGaggtgtaaggccccgttaaaatttcctaatgatttaagattttaaagtgcaccAACGGTATTTGGAAATAACGTGTTCGactattaaaggagacccatgggatagaaccacattattttgaaatgataaatatatgtttaaggtatgTTTGAACATACTAAgtagttttgtgaatggcaagaattcgtgtggaacaagttggatacattaagtggaaaggatgtcttaaTTCGTACAAGATCCTACTTGAAATGCATGCTTCTACCAAACTATAATGATttatgaggtgatctacctatcactTTAAATCTCTTTGAGTTTAGTTTCTAACgtttcaaaccgtttgtcatttggacactcctacaagaagttatgatcaaatttccaaaggctggaagaatgtGACCGTGCTATATTCCTCGCGAAGGCAGGTCTGTAGCGTGCTAGACCGTGATATATCCCTCGCGAAGGcaggtctgtagcgcgctagaccgtgctatatccctcgcgaagccaggtctATAGAGCGCTAGACCTTGTTATATCCCTTGCGAATCCAGGTCTGTAGcgtgctagaccgtgctatagagcgtgcctagcctggtctatagctcgctacagagcgtgcctagcctggtctatagctcgctacagagcatGCCTAGCCTGGTTTATAGCTCACTACAGAGCGTGCCCAGCATGGTCTATAGCCCGGTTCAGAATTTCGGAGTATCCATTTTTCTATCTTTATAACCCGAACCAACTTCGATAAAtaacccttgaagctcattttggagcaaaaaatctgatatttttagagagaagtgagagtgttctagagagaagaTGAAGCTCAAGTGATTTGtttatcaagatcttgtccaagccttgagattcaacaagaaatccctcaagttcttcatttaAAAGGTAAGGTTCCACACCTTAATcttcaatttcggatttgggtagaATATGGTTGATAAAGAGTAttattcttgggtgtgagagtgcTATTTATAGATGCATATACCAATAAAGtttatgggaagattgttgagcttaaataagtaaggatttgGTGGttgagtgaaggaaatcttgtagaagaactttGTAGCCAaatatgcacacctagtgtttgataaaatgctcaaatgagttgaaaccatgaatatcttcctaattataattcaattttctcatgtctcaaaatagattgggaatgctagaattttcggaacgttgtagtaatttaaggaaagctcaaagggaggtatgttggctaaacttcttccctagaattgaatttcatgatgttcttgtaagtcccgagttatcctttataaattaactatttcgaataagctttgtgttgaaaggtatatattcAAAATGTATTCCGGATGATCTTATCAtttgatgttatccttcgggaatgtgttcaaagcatgagttggatataaaaatgttatgactccaagtagtgtttcaagtgaagggtattatgccaaattgtgtaagaagtctaaATGTGACTAAGACTCgtaattgctcataggtgtactaaaggTCATAATTagagattctttgttgtcgataatctataaagatgcttgaaaataaaagtatggaatataagatacggccaccgtgccatgaatgaagaataatatgtatggcaaaaagggagccaatgaaataatgatgttgtaagtaattgaaagtactaataaagtgatagtatgaacacgAAATGTGGTTgcttgcctaaatgagaattatgaggtgttgtatgtcccaatggtttcaact contains:
- the LOC138910750 gene encoding secreted RxLR effector protein 161-like → MDKPGSPVNETMYRGIIGSFLYLTVSKLDIVFRHNFDLVGYADADHVGYLVDRKSISGMEHFLGSCLISWCIKKQNIVALSTIEDEYVDVASCCAQLL